Proteins from a genomic interval of Streptomyces fodineus:
- a CDS encoding dienelactone hydrolase family protein — MNIMLFHSTYGLRPAVRDAADRLRMAGHEVWTPDLFEGRTFDTVEEGMEFKESIGKEELLKRAVLAAAPYSERGLVYAGFSLGASIAQTLALGDDKARGLLLLHGTSDIAPNAHVADLPVQLHVAEPDPFETDDWLTAWYLQMGRAGADVEVYRYAGAGHLYTDPELPDYDAEAAEATWRVALGFLDGLQSG; from the coding sequence ATGAACATCATGCTTTTTCACTCGACCTACGGCCTCAGGCCCGCGGTGCGCGACGCCGCGGACCGGCTGCGCATGGCGGGCCACGAGGTGTGGACGCCGGACCTCTTCGAGGGGCGTACGTTCGACACCGTCGAGGAGGGCATGGAGTTCAAGGAGTCGATCGGCAAGGAGGAGCTGCTGAAGCGGGCCGTGCTGGCGGCGGCGCCGTACTCGGAGCGCGGGCTGGTGTATGCCGGGTTCTCGCTCGGCGCCTCCATCGCCCAGACCCTCGCCCTCGGCGACGACAAGGCGCGCGGGCTGCTGCTTCTGCACGGTACGTCGGACATCGCGCCGAACGCCCACGTGGCGGATCTGCCGGTGCAGCTGCATGTGGCCGAGCCGGACCCGTTCGAGACGGACGACTGGCTGACCGCCTGGTATCTGCAGATGGGCCGGGCCGGTGCCGATGTGGAGGTCTACCGGTACGCCGGCGCCGGGCACCTCTACACCGACCCCGAGCTGCCGGACTACGACGCCGAGGCCGCCGAGGCCACCTGGCGGGTGGCGCTCGGCTTCCTGGAC